One segment of Paenibacillus sp. FSL R7-0337 DNA contains the following:
- a CDS encoding ABC transporter ATP-binding protein, giving the protein MEILKTIDLCKIYGNAEARVEALKNINFSVQQGEFVAIVGVSGSGKSTLMHQLGGVDRPSSGQVIIDGTDLYTKSEEELAVFRRRKIGFIFQSYNLIPVLSTEENIKLPLLLENKKVDEKYVQELMGLLGLTGRKHHLPSELSGGQQQRTAIGRALINKPSIILADEPTGNLDSKSSKEIMDLLTFSVKKYHQTLIMITHDLNIAKMADRIVRIEDGVLQQPNEVSRIE; this is encoded by the coding sequence ATGGAAATACTAAAGACTATAGATTTATGCAAAATCTACGGAAATGCAGAAGCGAGAGTTGAAGCTTTGAAAAATATTAATTTTTCTGTTCAACAAGGGGAATTTGTCGCTATTGTAGGGGTTAGCGGATCAGGGAAAAGCACCTTGATGCACCAGTTAGGTGGTGTGGATCGTCCGTCCAGCGGACAGGTCATCATCGATGGTACGGATCTCTATACCAAGAGTGAAGAGGAACTCGCTGTATTCCGAAGACGGAAAATAGGATTTATTTTTCAATCCTATAATTTGATCCCGGTCCTATCTACGGAGGAGAATATCAAGTTACCATTGCTGCTGGAGAATAAAAAGGTAGATGAGAAATATGTTCAGGAATTAATGGGATTACTAGGGCTTACTGGCCGGAAGCATCATCTTCCCTCTGAATTGTCAGGCGGGCAACAGCAACGGACGGCGATTGGCCGTGCGTTAATCAATAAACCGTCCATTATTTTAGCAGATGAGCCTACAGGAAATCTGGATAGTAAAAGCAGTAAGGAAATCATGGACCTGCTTACATTCTCCGTTAAAAAATATCATCAAACCTTGATTATGATTACACATGATTTAAATATTGCTAAAATGGCAGATCGAATCGTAAGAATCGAAGACGGGGTCCTTCAACAGCCAAATGAGGTGAGCCGTATTGAATAG
- a CDS encoding HAMP domain-containing sensor histidine kinase, whose protein sequence is MIELFRNPEWKSIAVKVIVLQVLFAVFMFFFMSDQVNHIHKALVNQNAALIGYVLKQDPQLEDGMIHYITQGAKENEIAAGKQTLAQYAYKEDMPIGDQPLLSGTAIPMKTSAQVLLFGIPVLLLILWEYRNIFAKIRAISFAADQVVERHVDEPLPDNIEGDFGTLGRSFNAMAERLHNSLNQLQHEKTFLRNLLSDISHQLKTPLASLIVFNENMLNDPHMNLDMRSKFLERSTKQLERMEWLIISLLKLARVEAGAIMFRKEDIRVKSIMVHAVQSLRMLADQRMQQIDIHGNEELSVRADEEWLGEAFINLIKNALEHSPLGGEISITLEDSSLFRTVIIQDRGEGIAPEDLPHIFERFYRGKSTAKPQSIGIGLPLAKSIIEEQGGIITVSSQLGIGTEFRISFNKGDK, encoded by the coding sequence GAGTGATCAAGTCAACCATATCCATAAGGCTTTGGTTAATCAAAATGCCGCACTGATTGGATATGTGTTGAAGCAAGACCCACAGTTAGAGGATGGTATGATTCACTATATTACTCAGGGGGCGAAGGAGAATGAGATTGCAGCGGGAAAACAAACCTTAGCTCAATATGCCTACAAAGAAGATATGCCCATAGGTGATCAGCCTTTACTTTCAGGTACCGCTATACCTATGAAAACCTCAGCGCAAGTATTGCTGTTTGGCATCCCTGTGCTGCTGTTAATACTTTGGGAGTATCGTAACATTTTTGCTAAGATTCGAGCCATTTCCTTCGCAGCTGATCAAGTGGTGGAACGACATGTGGACGAGCCGCTCCCGGATAACATTGAAGGTGACTTTGGCACCTTAGGCCGTAGTTTCAATGCGATGGCTGAAAGGCTGCATAACAGTCTTAATCAGCTTCAACATGAAAAAACATTTCTTCGTAATTTGCTCTCAGATATATCGCATCAGCTCAAAACACCGCTGGCATCCCTCATCGTTTTTAATGAGAATATGCTGAATGATCCCCATATGAATCTGGACATGAGATCGAAATTTCTAGAGCGGAGCACGAAGCAGCTTGAGCGAATGGAATGGCTGATTATCAGTTTGCTGAAGCTGGCACGGGTCGAAGCCGGAGCAATCATGTTCCGCAAGGAAGACATTCGAGTGAAATCAATCATGGTTCATGCCGTACAATCGTTACGAATGTTAGCCGATCAAAGGATGCAGCAAATTGATATTCATGGTAATGAAGAGTTGTCCGTTCGGGCGGATGAAGAATGGCTGGGAGAAGCCTTTATCAATTTGATTAAAAATGCACTGGAACACTCTCCGCTTGGAGGCGAAATTTCGATTACATTAGAAGACAGCTCATTGTTCCGGACAGTTATCATTCAAGATCGGGGGGAAGGCATAGCCCCAGAAGATTTGCCTCATATTTTCGAACGCTTTTATAGAGGGAAAAGTACGGCAAAACCTCAAAGTATTGGCATTGGCCTGCCGTTAGCCAAGTCCATTATAGAAGAGCAAGGCGGTATAATTACCGTTTCCAGTCAGCTAGGGATAGGAACGGAATTCAGAATTTCGTTTAATAAAGGAGATAAGTGA